In Carassius auratus strain Wakin chromosome 39, ASM336829v1, whole genome shotgun sequence, a genomic segment contains:
- the LOC113057969 gene encoding adhesion G-protein coupled receptor G4 yields the protein MLTFNKYLPVAIYIWILGSSLNYADFGDIFYRVYLNLTMSGSITDPQHTIQQWLQQTLGKCSMHIWNLEIKEAPNYVTTFQVQAMVPVNISATERLIFKLLTKGYTNATISISVPSGGVNIMHKDPGLCPEETMLTVYGIYVWHEMTAQSECTMGCLRGNESATRFCKLNGSTDRAAWDHPDLSKCTRTVSDFEDLENITVTADNSADIVDMIEDLLNEQTDLNDAQLDIVLEKLSEVTEIGTLTTDLSSDITKIVSGICYIKTRPTQVNKILSITDLMGDRTVFEGDACNMTAPSLALQLINPDTSQFHGLTFGVSSLLNDSTPEIFYDKNFTEHPDTGTVAFIALPRTIESFFPNNGERPRVQFHFYGTEKFFEDPTADMKLNSYVVSASVTNATVSNLEIPVMLTLRHLQNKEDWDIVKCVYWDFNQNDEKGGWNDTGCDTVTSNATHTSCSCDHLTHFGVLLDISKTPISAKDEKILTIMSYVGCGISSIFLGVTLLTYLAFEKLRRDYPSKILINLSVALLGLNMLFLVNSWLASFNSNAICITVAAFLHYFFLATFTWMGLGAINMYLALVKVFNSYVPSYIHKFCALGWGLPLLVVSLVLAIDINSYGTSLSRSTAFCWLKNDVTFYVTVVSFVSLVMICNISVFAVVLVQIHKMRANKPSSSRKGFLHDLRVVASLSFLLGLTWILSFGAWGPAKTPLLYLFSLLNSLQGFFIFLFYCLMKDNVRKQWRIHLCCGRFRRTEYSDWSHSVTLGAKAKGVLQISSPSMKTETTSEMKSSDTSISGTSHDGVFPTRDRKTIK from the exons ATGCTTACCTTTAATAAATACCTGCCTGTGGCTATTTACATATGGATTTTGGGATCCTCTCTCAATTATGCAG ATTTTGGAGACATTTTTTATAGAGTTTATCTCAATCTAACAATGAGTGGAAGCATCACAGACCCTCAACACACTATACAGCAATGG CTTCAGCAGACACTGGGAAAATGCAGCATGCACATTTGGAATCTTGAGATAAAAGAAGCTCCTAA TTACGTCACTACTTTTCAAGTTCAGGCTATGGTGCCAGTGAATATCTCAGCAACAGAGAGGCTGATTTTTAAACTCTTGACAAAAGGATACACTAATGCCACCATCAGTATCAGTGTCCCGTCTGGTGGAGTCAACATCATGCATAAAG ATCCAGGCCTTTGTCCAGAGGAGACCATGCTTACAGTGTATGGCATTTATGTGTGGCATGAAATGACTGCTCAAAGCGAGTGTACCATGGGGTGTTTGAGAGGGAATGAAAGTGCTACAAGGTTTTG TAAGTTAAATGGGTCAACTGACAGAGCAGCGTGGGATCATCCAGACTTGAGCAAGTGTACAAGGACGGTTTCAGATTTTGAGGATTTGGAAAATATCACAGTTACAGCTG ACAACTCAGCAGACATTGTGGACATGATTGAGGatcttttaaatgaacaaaccgATCTAAATGATGCTCAGCTGGACATTGTGCTTGAAAAACTGTCTGAGGTCACTGAGATCGGAACCTTGACCACAGACCTGTCCAGCGACATTACTAAAATTGTTTCAGGAATCTGTTATATCAAAACTAGACCCACCCAAGTCAACAA GATTCTTTCCATTACAGACCTTATGGGAGACAGGACGGTGTTCGAGGGAGATGCTTGTAACATGACAGCACCTTCATTGGCACTTCAACTGATCAACCCTGACACCTCTCAGTTCCACGGCCTCACATTCGGGGTGTCCTCCTTACTGAATGATAGCACCCCTGAg atattttatgACAAGAACTTTACAGAGCATCCAGACACAGGAACTGTAGCATTCATTGCCTTACCTCGTACAATTGAAAGCTTTTTCCCGAACAATGGAGAAAGACCTCGTGTACAGTTTCATTTTTATGGCACAGAAAAGTTCTTTGAG GACCCTACAGCAGACATGAAGCTGAACTCTTATGTAGTATCTGCCAGTGTCACCAATGCCACAGTAAGCAACCTTGAGATCCCAGTGATGCTCACTCTCCGCCATCTCCAAAACAAAGAG GACTGGGATATTGTCAAGTGTGTCTACTGGGACTTCAACCAAAATG ATGAGAAAGGTGGATGGAATGATACTGGATGTGACACAGTGACGTCTAATGCCACTCATACGTCCTGTTCCTGTGATCACCTCACACATTTTGGAGTTCTTCTG GATATCTCTAAAACCCCAATAAGTGCAAAGGATGAAAAGATTCTGACTATCATGTCATACGTGGGCTGTGGTATATCCTCAATCTTTCTTGGAGTCACACTGTTGACCTATTTGGCCTTTGA GAAACTGAGGCGAGACTACCCTTCAAAGATCCTTATTAACCTCTCCGTAGCCTTGCTAGGGTTGAACATGCTCTTCCTGGTGAACTCCTGGCTTGCCTCTTTTAACAGCAATGCCATCTGTATAACAGTAGCAGCctttttacattactttttcctggCTACCTTTACTTGGATGGGACTGGGTGCAATCAACATGTATCTGGCCTTGGTCAAGGTCTTTAATTCATATGTGCCATCTTACATCCACAAATTCTGTGCTCTTGGATGGG GTTTACCTCTGCTGGTTGTAAGTTTAGTGCTTGCCATTGATATAAATTCATATGGCACCAGCCTCTCCAGATCCACTGCATT TTGCTGGTTAAAGAATGACGTGACCTTTTATGTGACGGTGGTTTCCTTCGTGTCCCTGGTCATGATCTGTAACATCTCCGTGTTTGCCGTGGTGCTGGTACAGATCCATAAAATGCGAGCCAATAAGCCCTCCAGCAGCCGAAAAGGGTTCCTGCATGACCTGCGAGTGGTGGCCAGTCTCAGCTTCCTGCTGGGACTCACCTGGATACTATCCTTTGGTGCTTGGGGGCCGGCCAAAACACCCCTGCTGTACCTGTTCTCTCTCCTCAACAGTCTTCAAG gtttctttatctttctgttttACTGTCTGATGAAAGACAATGTAAGGAAGCAGTGGAGGATACATCTGTGCTGTGGAAGATTCAGACGGACTGAATATTCAG ACTGGAGTCATTCTGTGACACTGGGGGCCAAAGCGAAAGGTGTTCTACAAATCTCCTCACCGTCTATGAAGACAGAGACTACCAGCGAAATGAAGAGCTCTGATACCTCAATCTCAGGGACCAGCCACGATGGTGTTTTTCCAACACGggacagaaaaacaataaaataa